The proteins below are encoded in one region of Geobacter sp.:
- the glgC gene encoding glucose-1-phosphate adenylyltransferase: protein MYVMDNVGRNTIAMVLAGGKGERLSPLTERRAKPSVAFGGKYKIIDFVLSNLFNSGIKKVYILTQYRAYSLNKHIRESWGKWTGLGEFYVAISPETRSESEEWFKGTADAILQYLRFVESSDADYVAIFGGDHIYKMDISQMINYHRMNRADITIAALEVQVEDARRFGVFAVDDDSRVVGFAEKPAEPETIPGRETCFASMGNYIFSTKKLIEVLLEGKKRHEDLDFGKHVIPMMLEAGDRVFAYNFNDNVIPGMKAEERGYWKDVGTIDSYYEANMDLIHVSPQLNLYNYKWPILTNQGNFPPAKTVFDDDDRRGQNIDSYVCAGCITSGGTVRRSIIGPLSKVNSYSLVEDSILFENVSVGRHAKIRRAIIDKNVVIPDGTVIGYDLDADRRKGYTVTESGIVVVPRKDK, encoded by the coding sequence ATGTACGTCATGGACAATGTCGGCAGAAACACCATCGCCATGGTTCTGGCAGGAGGGAAGGGGGAGCGGCTCAGCCCGCTTACCGAGCGCCGGGCCAAGCCGAGCGTCGCGTTCGGCGGCAAATACAAGATCATCGATTTCGTCCTCTCCAACCTGTTCAACTCCGGCATCAAGAAGGTCTACATCCTGACCCAGTACCGGGCCTATTCCCTGAACAAGCATATCCGCGAATCATGGGGAAAATGGACCGGCCTGGGGGAGTTCTACGTCGCCATCTCGCCGGAGACGCGCAGCGAGAGCGAGGAGTGGTTCAAGGGGACTGCCGATGCCATCCTGCAGTATCTCCGCTTTGTCGAGTCCTCCGATGCCGACTATGTGGCGATCTTCGGCGGCGACCATATCTACAAGATGGATATCAGCCAGATGATCAACTATCATCGCATGAACCGGGCCGACATCACCATTGCCGCCCTAGAGGTGCAGGTCGAGGATGCCCGGCGGTTCGGCGTCTTCGCCGTGGACGACGATTCCAGGGTGGTCGGCTTTGCGGAAAAACCGGCAGAGCCCGAGACCATTCCGGGGCGGGAAACCTGCTTCGCCTCCATGGGCAACTACATCTTTTCCACCAAGAAGCTGATCGAGGTCCTGCTGGAGGGGAAGAAGCGCCATGAGGACCTGGACTTCGGCAAGCACGTGATCCCGATGATGCTGGAGGCAGGCGACCGGGTCTTTGCCTACAACTTCAACGACAACGTAATCCCCGGCATGAAGGCCGAGGAGCGGGGCTACTGGAAGGACGTAGGGACCATCGACTCCTATTACGAGGCCAACATGGACCTGATCCATGTTTCGCCGCAGCTGAACCTCTACAACTACAAATGGCCGATCCTGACCAACCAGGGTAACTTCCCGCCGGCCAAGACCGTTTTCGACGACGACGACCGGCGGGGCCAGAACATCGACTCCTATGTCTGCGCCGGCTGCATCACCAGCGGCGGCACGGTCAGGCGCTCCATCATCGGCCCCTTGAGCAAGGTCAACAGCTACAGCCTGGTGGAAGACTCCATCCTTTTCGAAAACGTCTCCGTGGGACGGCATGCCAAGATCAGGCGGGCCATCATCGACAAGAACGTGGTCATTCCCGACGGCACGGTCATCGGCTACGACCTGGATGCGGACCGGCGCAAGGGGTACACCGTCACCGAATCCGGCATTGTGGTCGTGCCACGCAAGGACAAATAG
- a CDS encoding ABC transporter permease codes for MIEGIFVEGLIYGIMVLGVFITFRVLDFPDLTVDGSFPLGAALMAQCILMGMNLWLALLIAFAGGVAAGVVTSLIHNHLKVPNLLAGILTMTMLYSVNIRILGNRANVPLLNQETILTKVSGLLADIVPEEYVLLVFFLGVTLVIKVLLDLFFRTDLGLTIGAMGNNEQMVISQGVNPKTLKSIGLGLSNGLVAVSGAFAAQYLGFADVGLGQGIIISGLASVMIGEFLILKSNRISVLTLCAILGSICFYAVMYLGRYYGYLVKMTPNDLNLIKGLLIILLLVATQSKKLKKAAFRSVVKHD; via the coding sequence ATGATCGAAGGAATATTCGTCGAAGGGCTGATTTACGGAATCATGGTCTTGGGGGTTTTCATCACCTTCCGGGTGCTGGATTTCCCTGATCTGACGGTTGACGGTTCGTTCCCGCTGGGAGCGGCCCTGATGGCCCAGTGCATCCTGATGGGGATGAATCTCTGGCTGGCGCTGCTGATCGCCTTTGCCGGCGGGGTGGCGGCCGGGGTAGTCACCTCGCTGATCCACAACCATCTCAAGGTGCCGAACCTGCTGGCCGGCATCCTCACCATGACCATGCTCTATTCGGTCAATATCCGGATTCTCGGCAACCGCGCCAATGTGCCGCTGCTCAACCAGGAGACCATCCTGACCAAGGTCTCCGGCCTCCTTGCCGATATCGTCCCGGAAGAGTATGTGCTGCTGGTCTTTTTTCTCGGCGTCACCCTGGTCATCAAGGTGCTGCTCGACCTCTTCTTCCGCACCGACCTGGGCCTGACCATCGGTGCCATGGGAAACAACGAGCAGATGGTGATCTCCCAGGGGGTCAATCCCAAGACCCTGAAATCTATCGGCCTTGGCCTTTCCAACGGGCTGGTTGCCGTGTCCGGCGCCTTTGCCGCCCAGTACCTCGGCTTTGCCGACGTGGGACTGGGGCAGGGGATCATCATCTCCGGCCTGGCCTCGGTCATGATCGGTGAATTCCTGATCTTGAAGAGCAACCGGATCAGTGTCCTCACCCTCTGCGCCATCCTCGGCTCAATCTGCTTCTATGCCGTGATGTACCTGGGGCGCTACTACGGCTACCTCGTCAAGATGACCCCCAACGACCTGAACCTGATCAAAGGTCTCCTGATCATCCTGCTGCTGGTGGCAACCCAGAGCAAAAAACTGAAAAAGGCCGCCTTCAGGTCCGTGGTGAAACATGATTGA
- a CDS encoding ATP-binding cassette domain-containing protein, with translation MIELRNISMVFNQGTVNENQAINNIDLKVSEGDFITVIGSNGAGKSTLFNLIAGTHTPSRGSIRVNDRDVTRDPEYQRARYIGRIFQNPLLGTASNMSLEDNMMITYKKGFKWLKRSLNHRMRDYFRSELVHLKMGLEDRMKENLAMFSGGQRQALTLLMMVLSRPDLILLDEHTAALDPKNAQIVLDLTDRFIREYRLTAMMITHNMSHAIEFGNRLLMMDKGEIIYEAEGEEKRSLTVEKLIDRFHQIRHTSFENDRTLLAQE, from the coding sequence ATGATTGAGCTCAGAAACATCTCCATGGTCTTCAACCAGGGGACGGTCAACGAAAACCAGGCGATCAACAACATCGACCTGAAGGTCAGCGAAGGGGATTTCATTACCGTCATCGGCAGCAACGGCGCCGGCAAGTCCACCCTCTTCAACCTGATCGCCGGCACCCACACCCCGTCGCGCGGCTCGATCCGGGTGAACGACCGGGATGTGACCCGCGACCCGGAATACCAACGGGCCCGCTATATCGGCAGGATCTTCCAGAACCCGCTGCTCGGCACGGCATCCAACATGAGCCTGGAAGACAACATGATGATCACCTACAAAAAGGGGTTCAAGTGGCTGAAGCGGAGCCTGAACCACAGGATGCGGGACTATTTCCGCTCCGAGCTCGTTCACCTGAAGATGGGGCTGGAAGACCGGATGAAGGAAAACCTGGCCATGTTTTCCGGCGGGCAAAGGCAGGCGCTGACCCTGCTGATGATGGTCCTTTCCCGGCCGGACCTGATCCTGCTGGACGAGCACACCGCGGCGCTCGACCCCAAGAACGCCCAGATCGTCCTCGACCTGACCGACCGGTTCATTCGGGAATACCGGCTCACCGCCATGATGATCACCCACAACATGAGCCATGCCATCGAGTTCGGCAACCGGCTGCTGATGATGGACAAGGGGGAGATCATCTACGAGGCTGAAGGGGAGGAGAAGCGGTCGCTCACCGTGGAAAAGCTCATCGACCGCTTCCACCAGATCCGCCATACCTCATTCGAAAACGACCGGACCCTGCTCGCCCAAGAGTGA
- a CDS encoding substrate-binding domain-containing protein, translating to MRFRRCLVRNKTCLVMVLLAVPLLLASMAFAAEPPKKVLIGISKIVSHPALDGVEKGIQDELAALRINAQYDLQNANGDANTAASIANKFQSEKVTLAVGIATPTAQSLVNTLKTTPVVFSAVTDPVKAGLVRSLKKGGRNVTGVSDMTPVKQQIELLLRIKKIKRLGHIYTSSEENAVVLAGIVKQACKELGIEYVETTVSKSSEVKQAVQAIIRRVDALYISTDNTVVSAMSAVADVAMKSRVPIMSADPTSAAGHPVLAAWGFDYYKMGRVTGRMIAEILKGKKPEQMPTRFMTSTSDIDLLVNLDVARKLGLTIPKDIVKNANKVVQNGKLTSK from the coding sequence ATGCGGTTCAGGAGGTGTCTGGTGCGCAACAAAACGTGTCTGGTAATGGTTCTGCTCGCGGTTCCGCTGCTTTTGGCCTCAATGGCTTTTGCTGCCGAGCCTCCGAAAAAGGTCCTCATCGGCATATCCAAGATCGTTTCCCATCCTGCTCTCGACGGCGTGGAAAAGGGTATCCAGGACGAGCTTGCCGCCCTGCGGATCAACGCCCAGTACGATCTGCAGAATGCCAATGGCGATGCCAATACCGCCGCATCCATCGCCAACAAGTTCCAGTCGGAAAAGGTCACCCTGGCGGTCGGCATTGCCACCCCCACGGCGCAGTCGCTGGTGAATACCCTGAAGACGACCCCGGTGGTCTTTTCCGCGGTGACCGACCCGGTCAAGGCCGGACTGGTGCGGTCGCTCAAAAAGGGGGGGCGCAACGTCACCGGCGTCTCCGACATGACCCCGGTGAAGCAGCAGATCGAGCTGCTCCTCAGGATCAAGAAGATCAAGCGGCTCGGCCATATCTACACCAGTTCCGAGGAGAATGCGGTGGTGCTGGCCGGTATCGTCAAGCAGGCGTGCAAGGAGCTGGGGATCGAGTACGTCGAGACCACGGTCTCCAAGTCTTCCGAGGTGAAGCAGGCGGTCCAGGCGATCATTCGCCGCGTGGATGCCCTCTATATCAGCACCGACAACACAGTGGTCTCGGCCATGAGCGCCGTGGCCGACGTGGCCATGAAGAGCAGGGTGCCGATCATGTCGGCCGACCCGACTTCTGCAGCAGGGCATCCGGTGCTGGCAGCCTGGGGCTTCGACTACTACAAGATGGGGCGGGTCACCGGCAGGATGATCGCCGAGATCCTCAAGGGGAAGAAGCCGGAGCAGATGCCGACCCGTTTCATGACCAGCACCTCGGATATCGATCTTCTTGTCAACCTGGATGTGGCCAGGAAGCTGGGGCTGACCATCCCGAAGGATATCGTCAAGAACGCCAACAAGGTCGTGCAGAACGGCAAGCTGACGAGCAAATAA
- a CDS encoding bifunctional 5,10-methylene-tetrahydrofolate dehydrogenase/5,10-methylene-tetrahydrofolate cyclohydrolase (catalyzes the formation of 5,10-methenyltetrahydrofolate from 5,10-methylenetetrahydrofolate and subsequent formation of 10-formyltetrahydrofolate from 5,10-methenyltetrahydrofolate) yields the protein MNLLDGKVCAESLIAEIAKKVAGYVESGLRKPHMTIILVGEHAPSESYVKSKIASCGLAGFESSLLRFPETISEAELLEKIDEVDRDQTTDGLIVQLPLPRHINQQHIINAISPDKDIDGFHPTNFGRMTLGQKAFRPATAYGICKLLQFYGIPIKGKHCVVIGRSNIVGKPISIMLSNDFDIGNATVTLTHIETPRELLLDETQRADIVIVAVGIPGFITAEMVKEGVVLIDVGINRLETGKIVGDVDFEAVAPKCAWITPVPGGVGRMTVAALMINTLLAYQNNFNLA from the coding sequence ATGAATCTGCTGGATGGCAAGGTATGCGCTGAAAGCCTGATCGCCGAGATTGCGAAAAAGGTGGCGGGATACGTGGAGTCGGGGCTGCGCAAGCCCCACATGACCATCATCCTGGTCGGCGAGCATGCCCCGAGTGAATCGTACGTCAAGTCCAAGATAGCCTCCTGCGGGCTGGCCGGTTTCGAGAGCAGCCTGCTCCGTTTTCCCGAGACCATCTCCGAGGCCGAACTGCTGGAGAAGATCGACGAGGTGGATCGGGACCAGACCACCGACGGTCTGATCGTCCAGCTCCCCCTGCCGCGCCACATCAACCAGCAGCATATCATCAACGCCATTTCGCCCGACAAGGATATCGACGGGTTCCACCCGACGAACTTCGGCCGCATGACCCTGGGGCAGAAGGCGTTCCGGCCGGCAACCGCCTACGGGATCTGCAAGCTGCTCCAGTTCTACGGCATCCCGATCAAGGGGAAGCACTGCGTGGTCATCGGCCGTTCCAACATCGTCGGCAAGCCGATCTCCATCATGCTCTCCAACGATTTCGACATCGGCAACGCCACGGTCACCCTGACCCACATCGAGACGCCGCGCGAGTTGCTCCTGGACGAGACACAACGGGCGGATATCGTCATCGTGGCGGTGGGTATCCCCGGTTTCATCACCGCGGAGATGGTGAAGGAGGGGGTGGTGCTGATCGACGTGGGGATCAACCGGCTGGAAACCGGGAAGATCGTGGGGGACGTGGATTTCGAGGCGGTTGCGCCCAAGTGCGCCTGGATCACGCCGGTGCCGGGAGGGGTGGGGAGGATGACCGTGGCGGCCCTGATGATCAACACTCTGCTCGCCTACCAGAACAATTTCAATCTGGCGTGA
- a CDS encoding radical SAM protein: MLLIHPPVAKPCEPPAGIARLAGALQSHHVPCRLLDANLEGMLWLLGEAPAAADTWTRRAAKNAGRNLVALRDSRTFQSPDRYDRAVREINRLLAASGRETGVVPGLADYQDSGLSPIRSADLLRAADRHRDNPFSPYFSRRLEEVLADPAAAHAGVVGISLNYLSQALCTFALVGFLRERFPRLRIVLGGGLITSWQRRPGWRNPFTGLVDDLVAGPGELPLLEICGNGADAAVHALPEYGQLPLADYLAPGLILPYSAASGCYWNRCSFCPERAEGNGYHPVPTGRALDEIGELVARNRPVLLHLLDNAVSPSLLTGLADRPPGVPWYGFARFGRELADPGFCRALQSSGCVMLKLGLESGDQGVLDRLEKGIDLELAEQVLTNLRQAGIGVYLYLLFGTPAETEPEARQTLAFVVRNRDAIGFLNLALFNMPVCGDEAGIHATEPFYQGDLSLYTGFRHPGGWDRKEVRRFLEREFKRDPAVAAILRRDPPFFTSNLAPFFTGPAGCASPWFLT, from the coding sequence ATGCTGCTCATTCACCCACCCGTTGCCAAGCCCTGTGAGCCGCCGGCCGGCATTGCCCGGCTGGCAGGTGCCCTGCAGAGCCATCATGTCCCCTGTCGCCTGCTGGATGCCAATCTGGAGGGGATGCTCTGGCTCCTGGGAGAAGCACCTGCAGCCGCCGACACCTGGACCCGGCGGGCAGCGAAAAACGCTGGCCGCAACCTGGTTGCACTGCGCGACAGCCGGACCTTCCAGTCGCCCGACCGCTACGACCGGGCGGTCCGGGAGATAAACCGCCTCCTTGCCGCTTCCGGCAGGGAGACCGGGGTCGTCCCCGGCCTTGCCGACTACCAGGATAGCGGTCTTTCCCCCATCAGGAGCGCAGATCTCCTGCGGGCGGCCGACCGGCACCGGGATAACCCCTTTTCCCCCTATTTCAGCCGACGCCTGGAGGAGGTCCTTGCCGACCCGGCCGCGGCCCATGCCGGCGTGGTGGGGATCTCCCTCAACTACCTGAGCCAGGCGCTCTGTACCTTTGCCCTGGTCGGCTTCCTCAGGGAGCGGTTCCCCCGGCTCCGGATCGTCCTCGGCGGCGGCCTGATCACCTCGTGGCAGAGACGCCCCGGCTGGCGCAACCCCTTTACCGGACTGGTGGACGACCTGGTGGCAGGTCCGGGGGAACTCCCGCTTCTGGAGATCTGCGGCAACGGGGCTGACGCGGCGGTTCATGCCCTGCCGGAGTACGGCCAGCTTCCGCTCGCCGACTATCTGGCGCCGGGGCTCATCCTCCCCTACAGCGCTGCCAGCGGCTGTTACTGGAACCGCTGCTCCTTCTGCCCGGAGCGTGCCGAAGGGAACGGCTACCATCCGGTTCCGACCGGCCGAGCCCTGGATGAGATCGGCGAACTCGTGGCCCGGAACAGGCCGGTCCTGCTTCATCTCCTGGACAATGCCGTTAGCCCGTCGCTGCTTACGGGGCTTGCCGACCGGCCGCCAGGGGTCCCCTGGTACGGGTTTGCCCGTTTCGGCCGGGAGCTGGCAGATCCGGGTTTCTGCCGGGCGCTGCAGAGCTCTGGATGCGTGATGCTCAAGCTCGGGCTGGAGTCGGGAGACCAGGGGGTACTGGACCGGCTGGAGAAGGGGATCGACCTGGAGCTGGCGGAGCAGGTGCTGACGAATCTGCGCCAGGCGGGGATCGGCGTCTATCTCTATCTCTTGTTCGGGACTCCGGCCGAGACCGAGCCGGAGGCGCGGCAGACCCTGGCGTTCGTGGTCCGGAACCGGGACGCGATCGGTTTTCTGAACCTCGCCCTGTTCAACATGCCGGTTTGTGGCGATGAGGCGGGCATCCATGCCACCGAGCCCTTTTACCAGGGGGATCTCTCCCTCTATACCGGGTTTCGCCACCCCGGCGGCTGGGACCGCAAGGAGGTGCGCCGTTTCCTGGAGCGGGAATTCAAGCGCGATCCCGCCGTTGCCGCGATTTTGCGTCGCGACCCCCCGTTCTTCACCTCGAACCTTGCCCCCTTTTTTACCGGCCCGGCTGGATGCGCTTCTCCTTGGTTCCTGACGTGA
- a CDS encoding S8 family serine peptidase — translation MYPTPFSSGIRSLLPSLLIPAVLLGGALAASAADLSAAISLQRHLASGRLPASVKQQLDSDGRCAVLVLMADDDVRSEAARLRTSLKTTVDTDEVLRDSARLLGEKKGRLLAGFSPFDHELLADFEHFSVLYLQVNDTALARLLEDPGVAGISENRRHRHFLTQSLPLIGQPQVLSRGYDGNGASVAVLDTGVDYTLSAFGSCTAPGVPEGCSVIYAQDIAPDDNRLDDDGHGTNVAGIVAGVAPDAGIIALDVFRRDYAYDSDLLTALNWVLANRSTYNIAAVNMSLGGGEYSAPCASDILAGAVASLRSAGVISAISSGNEAYTGAIASPACVPAAVSVGAVYDSNLGSRSWSNCSDSTTAADQVTCFTNMADFLTIVAPGSVITAAGKTYSGTSQAAPHVAGAAAVIKSAQPALSGDQLASRLTSTGTTVSVTRQTASGPVTYQKPRLNLDAALIPNITTSPATVNFGVVAVNSTPPTQTVTLGNNGTSDLVLGTLALSGTDAALFSLQADTCTATTLASSAACTVGIQHTASAVGVRSALLTVPSNDPDTPQLSIPLSAEDGSYFTLSVATSGNGTITSFPAGIDCGATCSAPFFQDTVVTLTATPGIDSYFTGWSGGCSGTGSCQPVITAPLSVAATFSLLPPARISGASTVYYPSLTAAYSAAASGDTIQLKAATLAESVLCDREISVVIRGGFDGSYSVVTGYTVIAGSLTVAAGTVTPENLVIR, via the coding sequence ATGTATCCGACCCCTTTCAGCTCCGGCATCCGCAGCCTCCTTCCCTCTCTGCTGATACCGGCAGTGCTTCTGGGCGGCGCGCTTGCCGCCTCGGCAGCAGACCTGTCTGCTGCGATCAGCCTGCAGCGGCACCTTGCCAGCGGCAGGCTCCCCGCAAGCGTGAAACAGCAGCTCGACAGCGACGGCCGTTGCGCCGTGCTGGTACTGATGGCCGATGACGATGTCCGCTCCGAAGCGGCCCGGCTCCGCACCTCCCTGAAAACCACCGTCGACACCGACGAGGTCCTGCGTGACAGCGCACGCCTCCTGGGTGAGAAAAAGGGGCGGCTCCTGGCCGGGTTCTCCCCCTTTGACCATGAACTGCTGGCCGATTTCGAGCACTTCTCCGTCCTCTACCTGCAGGTGAACGATACTGCCCTGGCCCGTCTGCTGGAGGACCCCGGCGTGGCAGGGATCAGTGAGAACCGCCGGCACCGCCATTTCCTGACCCAGAGCCTGCCGCTCATCGGCCAGCCGCAGGTGCTGTCCCGCGGCTATGACGGCAACGGCGCGTCCGTGGCTGTCCTCGATACCGGTGTCGATTATACCCTGAGCGCCTTCGGTTCCTGCACCGCGCCCGGTGTCCCCGAAGGCTGCTCGGTGATTTATGCCCAGGACATCGCGCCCGACGACAACAGGCTCGACGACGACGGGCACGGCACCAACGTGGCCGGGATCGTCGCCGGCGTTGCTCCGGACGCCGGGATCATCGCCCTGGATGTATTTCGCCGCGACTATGCCTACGACAGTGACCTGCTGACAGCGCTCAACTGGGTCCTGGCCAACCGGAGCACCTACAACATCGCTGCAGTCAACATGAGCCTGGGAGGTGGCGAGTACAGCGCCCCCTGCGCCAGCGACATCCTTGCCGGCGCCGTTGCCAGCCTCAGGAGCGCCGGAGTCATCTCCGCAATCTCTTCGGGGAACGAGGCCTATACCGGCGCCATCGCCTCGCCGGCCTGCGTTCCGGCCGCCGTATCGGTGGGGGCGGTCTACGATTCGAACCTGGGGAGCCGCAGCTGGTCGAACTGTTCCGACAGCACCACCGCAGCGGACCAGGTCACCTGTTTCACCAACATGGCGGACTTTCTGACCATCGTGGCGCCGGGGTCGGTAATCACGGCAGCGGGAAAGACCTACAGCGGCACGTCCCAGGCAGCCCCCCACGTGGCCGGGGCCGCCGCCGTCATCAAGTCGGCACAGCCGGCACTGAGCGGAGACCAGCTGGCAAGCCGTCTCACCTCCACCGGGACCACGGTCAGCGTCACCCGGCAGACCGCATCCGGACCGGTCACCTATCAGAAACCGCGCCTCAACCTGGACGCAGCCCTCATCCCCAACATCACCACAAGTCCGGCAACCGTGAACTTCGGCGTCGTCGCCGTCAACAGCACCCCACCGACCCAGACCGTCACCCTCGGCAACAACGGCACCAGCGACCTGGTCCTGGGGACCCTCGCCCTGTCGGGCACGGATGCTGCCCTCTTCTCCCTGCAGGCAGATACCTGCACCGCAACGACTCTTGCATCCAGCGCTGCCTGCACGGTCGGCATCCAGCACACGGCATCGGCAGTGGGGGTCAGGAGCGCCCTGCTGACGGTCCCGTCCAACGACCCAGATACGCCACAGCTCTCCATCCCCCTTTCTGCAGAAGACGGCTCCTACTTCACCCTCAGCGTTGCAACCAGCGGCAACGGCACCATCACCAGCTTCCCCGCGGGGATCGACTGCGGCGCCACCTGCAGTGCCCCGTTTTTCCAGGACACGGTCGTCACCCTCACCGCCACCCCCGGCATCGATTCCTATTTCACCGGCTGGAGCGGCGGCTGCAGCGGCACCGGCTCGTGCCAGCCGGTCATCACCGCGCCGCTGTCGGTTGCCGCGACCTTTAGCCTCCTCCCCCCGGCCAGGATCAGCGGCGCCTCCACCGTCTACTACCCGAGCCTGACCGCTGCCTATAGCGCTGCCGCCAGCGGCGACACCATCCAGCTGAAGGCAGCGACCCTCGCGGAAAGCGTGCTCTGCGACCGGGAGATCAGTGTCGTCATCAGAGGGGGATTCGACGGCAGTTACAGCGTCGTGACGGGCTACACCGTCATTGCGGGCAGCCTGACCGTGGCCGCCGGCACGGTTACCCCGGAAAACCTGGTCATCCGGTAG
- a CDS encoding serine/threonine protein kinase, producing the protein MTENTHPFQTLTPSFIMDAVESQGFHCDCRTFALNSYENRVYQVGVEEGQPLIAKFYRPGRWSDEQILEEHRFSLELAEHELPVVAPWCNGRGDTLFTCEPFRFALYPRQGGHAPEFDNLDNLLILGRMLGRIHGIGAVRPFVHRPTLDSRNFGHASVALIAAKFIPDEYRPSYDAVTAQLLETIDAIMAEAGPVRYLRTHGDCHSGNILWRDDAPHFVDFDDARMAPAVQDLWMMLSGDRPRQIAQLAELIEGYGEFYDFDPRELRLVEVLRTLRMLHYSAWLARRWEDPAFPRTFPWFNTTRYWGEHILQLREQLAALAEPALEIRY; encoded by the coding sequence ATGACCGAAAATACCCATCCATTCCAGACTCTTACCCCGAGCTTCATCATGGACGCCGTCGAATCCCAGGGCTTTCACTGCGACTGCCGCACCTTTGCCCTGAACAGCTACGAGAACCGGGTCTACCAGGTGGGGGTCGAGGAGGGGCAGCCGCTCATCGCCAAGTTTTACCGCCCCGGCCGCTGGAGCGACGAGCAGATCCTGGAAGAGCACCGATTCAGCCTGGAACTGGCCGAGCACGAGCTGCCGGTGGTGGCGCCGTGGTGCAATGGCCGCGGCGACACCCTCTTTACCTGCGAGCCGTTCCGCTTTGCCCTCTATCCCCGCCAGGGGGGGCATGCGCCGGAGTTCGACAACCTGGACAACCTGCTGATCCTGGGCAGGATGCTCGGCCGCATCCACGGGATCGGCGCGGTGCGCCCTTTCGTCCATCGGCCGACCCTGGACAGCCGGAACTTCGGGCATGCCAGCGTGGCCCTCATTGCCGCGAAGTTTATCCCCGACGAGTACCGGCCGAGCTACGACGCCGTCACGGCCCAGCTGTTGGAGACCATCGATGCGATCATGGCCGAGGCCGGTCCGGTCCGTTACCTGCGAACCCATGGCGACTGCCACAGCGGCAACATTCTCTGGCGCGACGATGCCCCGCATTTCGTCGATTTCGACGATGCGCGCATGGCCCCGGCGGTGCAGGACCTCTGGATGATGCTCTCAGGTGACCGGCCGCGGCAGATCGCCCAGCTGGCCGAGTTGATCGAGGGCTACGGCGAGTTCTACGACTTCGATCCGCGCGAGCTCAGGCTGGTGGAGGTCCTGCGCACCCTGCGCATGCTCCATTACAGCGCCTGGCTGGCCCGCAGGTGGGAGGACCCCGCGTTCCCCCGCACCTTCCCCTGGTTCAACACCACCCGCTACTGGGGAGAGCATATCCTGCAGCTGCGGGAGCAGCTGGCAGCGCTGGCCGAGCCGGCGCTGGAGATACGATACTGA
- a CDS encoding MBL fold metallo-hydrolase, with product MDLNRLTCIDLDLPALEGFRQFISSWLYRGEGFTLLVDPGPLSTIPRLCAELKRQGVERIDAVLLTHIHIDHAGGTGALLAEFPMATVYCHPDGIRHLVAPEKLWEGSRKVLGPLAEAYGEIVPVPEARIRFDEAINGTPVRAFLTPGHAQHHCSYLLDDLLFAGEVAGVRGELPGAIFIRPATPPRFILQVALDSLDRMIALSPRAMVFAHYGLVETAPEHLRIARNQLLLWVRGVAETLTSDAAHREETLREWLLAHDPHYRNVGLLPSDIQARERYFLGNTLRGMTEYVESLTGEEQQALTED from the coding sequence ATGGACCTGAACAGACTTACCTGCATCGATCTCGACCTGCCGGCCCTCGAAGGGTTCCGCCAGTTCATCAGCTCCTGGCTCTACCGGGGCGAAGGCTTCACCCTGCTGGTCGACCCCGGCCCCCTCTCCACCATCCCCCGACTCTGCGCCGAGCTGAAGCGGCAGGGGGTCGAGCGGATCGACGCCGTGCTCCTCACCCATATCCACATCGACCATGCCGGCGGCACCGGGGCACTGCTGGCGGAGTTCCCCATGGCAACGGTCTACTGCCATCCCGACGGCATCCGCCACCTGGTAGCCCCGGAAAAGCTCTGGGAAGGCTCGCGCAAGGTGCTCGGCCCGCTTGCCGAGGCCTACGGCGAGATCGTGCCGGTGCCGGAAGCACGAATCCGCTTCGATGAGGCCATCAATGGCACTCCGGTCCGAGCGTTCCTCACCCCCGGCCATGCCCAGCATCACTGCTCCTACCTGCTTGACGACCTGCTCTTTGCCGGCGAAGTGGCCGGGGTCCGCGGCGAACTCCCCGGCGCCATCTTCATCCGGCCGGCCACGCCACCCCGCTTCATCCTCCAGGTCGCCCTGGATTCCCTGGACCGGATGATCGCCCTCTCCCCCAGGGCAATGGTCTTTGCCCACTACGGCCTGGTGGAGACCGCCCCCGAACATCTGCGGATAGCCCGCAACCAGCTGCTCCTCTGGGTCAGGGGGGTAGCGGAAACCCTGACGAGCGATGCAGCGCACCGCGAGGAGACGCTACGGGAATGGTTGCTTGCGCATGACCCCCATTACCGGAATGTCGGGCTCCTCCCCAGCGACATCCAGGCCAGGGAGCGGTATTTCCTCGGCAATACCCTGCGCGGCATGACGGAATACGTTGAGAGCCTCACGGGCGAAGAACAGCAGGCCCTGACAGAGGACTGA